Proteins from a genomic interval of Rhipicephalus microplus isolate Deutch F79 chromosome 6, USDA_Rmic, whole genome shotgun sequence:
- the LOC119178414 gene encoding uncharacterized protein LOC119178414, with protein sequence MQVFQCAFLRILLSVFLPASLTTPLQYQHRSSESGTLTCHALLVFDTSLSTATYLEPLDFTSRNRSGSLPAPPVSYMVLDKTWSTLSASASMPVSTTKERPLPAALCGLGGCAPTQTANPFTLVMQVFQCAFLRILLSVFLPASLTTPLQYQHRSSESGTLTCHALLVFDTSLSTATYLEPLDFTSRNRSGSLPAPPVSYMVLDKTWSTLSASASMPVSTTKERPLPAALCGLGGCAPTQTANPFTLVMQVSKTYSLLAKKSSNYLLFQLPSPHCCVLVALECSRVIRALLMMSGDIESNPGPASNAVLTELQKLSAGQTELISQVQDLKSHLLSTDKSIADLSRRMTDLEGHCQNIISLRTDVEALRSDTARASDLLRKLEARVDEAENHSRRNNLIFYGLPESTGSEALVQVEQLVIKHCRDRLGISIDPKEIERAHRLGRRKGTNHHRPIIVKFAFHKTKGEILSNGRKFKGTTFSVGEDFSRRVQNVRRQLIAFAKTKSLPFSITYKTLLMGHKRYVYDEQSQTVREAS encoded by the coding sequence ATGCAGGTGTTTCAGTGCGCATTCCTGCGCATACTGCTTTCCGTTTTCCTGCCAGCTTCCTTGACCACACCGTTGCAGTATCAACATCGTTCCAGCGAAAGTGGCACGCTTACCTGTCACGCCCTCTTGGTCTTCGACACAAGCTTATCAACCGCAACGTACTTGGAACCACTGGATTTCACCTCACGCAACAGATCTGGATCCCTTCCGGCGCCACCGGTCAGCTACATGGTCCTCGACAAAACCTGGTCGACGCTATCAGCATCGGCATCGATGCCTGTGTCGACTACAAAAGAGCGGCCTTTGCCGGCGGCGCtgtgtgggctcggcggctgtgcaccaacgcagaccGCTAATCCTTTCACTCTTGTCATGCAGGTGTTTCAGTGCGCATTCCTGCGCATACTGCTTTCCGTTTTCCTGCCAGCTTCCTTGACCACACCGTTGCAGTATCAACATCGTTCCAGCGAAAGTGGCACGCTTACCTGTCACGCCCTCTTGGTCTTCGACACAAGCTTATCAACCGCAACGTACTTGGAACCACTGGATTTCACCTCACGCAACAGATCTGGATCCCTTCCGGCGCCACCGGTCAGCTACATGGTCCTCGACAAAACCTGGTCGACGCTATCAGCATCGGCATCGATGCCTGTGTCGACTACAAAAGAGCGGCCTTTGCCGGCGGCGCtgtgtgggctcggcggctgtgcaccaacgcagaccGCTAATCCTTTCACTCTTGTCATGCAGGTTAGTAAAACTTACAGTCTTCTCGCTAAGAAGTCTAGTAATTACCTGCTGTtccagctgccgagcccacactGCTGCGTTCTTGTTGCACTTGAGTGTTCTCGTGTTATTCGTGCCTTGTTGATGATGTCGGGCGATATTGAAAGCAATCCGGGTCCTGCTTCTAATGCTGTACTAACTGAACTGCAGAAATTGTCTGCCGGTCAGACGGAATTAATCAGTCAGGTACAGGACCTTAAGTCCCATTTGCTATCAACAGATAAATCTATAGCAGATCTCAGTAGACGCATGACTGATCTGGAAGGGCACTGCCAAAATATTATTTCCTTACGTACTGATGTGGAAGCGCTCAGAAGTGACACCGCTCGCGCGAGTGACCTTCTGCGCAAGCTTGAAGCACGCGTGGATGAAGCCGAGAATCATTCTCGGCGCAATAACCTCATATTTTATGGCCTTCCTGAATCAACTGGATCGGAAGCACTTGTCCAAGTTGAACAACTTGTCATCAAGCACTGCCGTGATCGTCTAGGTATTTCCATCGATCCGAAGGAAATTGAGCGCGCGCATCGTCTGGGTCGCCGCAAGGGTACTAACCACCATCGCCCCATAATAGTTAAATTCGCATTCCATAAAACAAAAGGAGAGATTCTTTCTAATGGACGGAAATTTAAAGGAACCACTTTTAGTGTTGGTGAAGATTTTTCACGTCGTGTGCAAAACGTCCGTCGGCAATTGATTGCCTTTGCTAAAACCAAGTCGCTGCCTTTTTCCATCACGTACAAGACACTGCTAATGGGTCACAAGCGCTACGTCTACGATGAGCAATCGCAAACTGTAAGGGAAGCGTCGTAG